Proteins from one Sulfurihydrogenibium subterraneum DSM 15120 genomic window:
- the nusG gene encoding transcription termination/antitermination protein NusG, with protein MSEENLTHQDNLENQEAQEEKKWYALYTQSNLEIKAKENFLKNLQLNGLDYLVDEVIVPAEEKVVIKAQGKEKYRLSLKGQNREIPVEGKKGITKFLIEDGTVRVLESVEGDEDCVAHSPIFKPGQKISCKENRTEARIVLENKIFPGYILIKAKLTDDLIDLVKKTPYLIGFVSAGGVPVPLDEKDVMKVLSQIQKGTPKVKKLLFTKGDMIRVIEGPFMNFTGTVDEVFPDKEKLIALITIFGRATPVELEFSQVEKI; from the coding sequence ATGTCTGAAGAAAACTTAACACATCAAGATAATTTAGAAAATCAAGAAGCACAAGAAGAAAAAAAATGGTATGCTTTATATACTCAATCAAATTTAGAAATAAAAGCTAAAGAAAACTTTTTGAAAAATTTACAGCTTAACGGTTTAGACTATTTAGTAGACGAAGTAATAGTACCAGCGGAAGAAAAAGTAGTAATTAAAGCTCAAGGAAAAGAAAAATATAGATTATCTTTGAAAGGGCAAAACAGGGAAATTCCTGTTGAGGGCAAAAAAGGAATTACAAAGTTTTTGATAGAAGATGGAACAGTAAGAGTATTAGAGAGTGTAGAAGGGGACGAAGATTGTGTAGCTCACAGCCCAATTTTTAAACCTGGACAAAAGATAAGTTGTAAAGAAAATAGAACTGAAGCAAGAATAGTTTTAGAAAATAAAATATTTCCTGGATACATACTCATAAAAGCAAAATTAACAGATGATTTGATAGATTTAGTAAAGAAAACTCCTTATTTGATAGGTTTTGTAAGTGCAGGTGGAGTTCCAGTACCATTAGATGAAAAAGATGTTATGAAAGTATTATCACAGATACAAAAAGGAACTCCAAAAGTTAAAAAATTACTCTTTACAAAAGGAGATATGATAAGAGTTATAGAAGGTCCTTTTATGAACTTTACAGGTACTGTTGATGAAGTATTCCCAGATAAAGAGAAATTAATAGCTTTAATAACTATATTTGGAAGAGCAACACCGGTTGAACTTGAATTCTCCCAAGTGGAGAAAATTTAG